The genomic DNA GTCATGAATATCTTTCTGTTGCATGCAGTACTTTGAGTGTGCTGCACTTGATACTTTATCCAGGCTATGTGCATCTGGAGCCAGTGTTTCCAACCAACAGCTAAAGCTTTTATCCTTGCATGGACCTCTCCAGGGCAacggcaaagaaaaaaataacacatctaTTTTTAAAGGGAAGGAATTCAGCGCCACACTGCCTCTCGCTGCGTTGGTGCACGGAGTGAGCATGCTGGCTGGTTTATCCAGTTGTGGCAAAGTCTAGTGAGATTAGCTCTCTGGTGCTGCCATCTTGTGTCCTCAGAGGACAATAGCTTCTCCATCAGACATGTAGATGATTTAGTTTCTCCCACATTTTCTAAGTTTCTAAGAGAGGGCCAAGTCTGAACCATGGCCCCTCTCCATCAGTTTTTGACCAATAGGATTGTATCACATTGCATAAATATACACTGTACACTATACCTCATCCATTCCTGGGAAGATGCCTACAGATTAACATTTTGTTGACAGTAGTCCTCTGAAGAGTCCTTGATATCAAACTATTTTAGCATTGCAGAATGAACAGTTTGAACTGAGAGAAGTTGCTGGTCTTGtgtctcaaaaaacaaacacgctCAACACTCCTTTTTTTatagcttttttttattgtgtgcatgtgtgcattccTAGTTAATGTTTATTGAAGAAGATTAGGCTCTGGTATTAATCTTGCAATTCAGAGAAAGAATTATCTGAGTCCTGAGATTAAAGgctgaaatttacattttagcagAAATCCATGTTCATTCTTAGGATTTCTTATAATAATAACCCCAagctcaaagaaaaaaataatagatcAGTCCGAGTGcgtcaatgttttttttttccacagtccTTCCTCCTATTCTTTCTTATGCCAGATTTGTTAATATCCTTGGGAatttttattactctgccaggGAACacgacggagttatgtgaccatcGGCGTATGTGTGTccgtctgttagtctgtctgttagcaacattactcaaaaacagaataatggatttggatgaaattttcagggaaggtcagaaatgacacaaggaccaagtgattagattttggcagtgatgcagcttatagtctagatagcggcacagcatcactgtaactatgacagcaagtgaacacttcgccagctgcctgctgacgatcacatgattgcgatcctacttcAAATCTACCACTGCAGGGGCTTCATTGATTCATTGGGGCTTGTCTGTTGGAAATCatgcaatgactgagcagccttggcggagtcctgcactctctgagtgcttttcttgtttcttgtcACCAGCTTTTGTTGTACCAATCACAGAATGTTAATAGTTCCAACAGAGCAGACTTTTTTAATACTCTGattgtatttagtttttctctttgttttgatCCACTTCATATTCTGTTTTTTAGGTAAACATCAACCCAAACCTCAGGGAAAGAACCACGACCAAgtttcacattcacatctaaAGGGCAGTCCAAGTTCACGGTAGAGTTCTTTATCATAATTTATATATGAATTGTTTCAGTAATTGAAGGGTAATTCCACTTCATTCCATTCATCGACACACACCATATTGTTTGCATGCTTGAGGGTGACTTTGACGACAGTTATACTGCCCCCCAAGGAAACTCAAAAAGCTATAGCGGTTTACCCATGGAATACATTGAAAATGAGTCATTTCACAGTGATGGTACACTGTATTCATCCAAACTGGCATAATCAGATAAGAGGCTAAATCAAATGGAAGAAGACATACAAAAGATTGAGCCAGAAAGGAAACAGGACAGTCTTGAAAGATGGAATCCTTCAGAATAAGACAATCTTCCTGTGGTCACGACTCTTCACAGATAAACTTAAGCTGTATCTAGTGAGACTTAGAAGAATAATTTTGTTCACAGCtatgaccaaaaaatattttctactcTCCTTGAAACTTTTATATTACCCCCCGAAAATCaagtgaaaaattaaccaaGGCTGGCTATACCAAATGATCAGCTCTGAGatgatgagaaaagaaaaattgcaATGGGATCTGAGATGAAAATTTGAATTTGTGTAacatatctaaaaataaaaagaatgctATGTGCCAGAGACATAATAAGGCAGCCAGCAAGTTGCCCCACACCTAGATCTTGGATACTCAGAAAATCACAGGAAGCTTGCACTGTGTCCTCCTCATGGGCATTGTTTGAAGGATGTCCTTGTTTCCTTGATACTGATACAATGGAGCTGGAATAAAACATTAGTATGATGCAGTCATGGgtaaaagtttacatacacttgtaaagaccactCATATCGTGGCAGTCTTGAGTTCCCAGTGACCGCTATGACTCAACATTTTCCATGATGTAATTTTTGAAACATGCGTCTTTCTCACAACAAAACAGTCCTGCATTTTGGAGCTTTCGTAGATTCATCATAGGTCTTCAAAGATGCTTCAGATCCCAAAATCAGCTGTGCAACCAACTGTTTTTTAGTATAAAGTgaccacaatgaccagaaatatgttttcagGAGAAAagatgaggcctttaaccccaagtaCACCAAACTTACagatcaagcatggtggtggcattatTATTGCtatggggctgttttgctgccagtggaactgggGCTTTACATAAATTAAATGGGAAAAATGAAGaagattacctccacattcttcaggaaaagcAAAAATTATCAGCCAGAAGATTGCTGTTGGACATAGTTGGGGGTtcaaacaagacaatgaccccaaacacacatcagaaatGGTACagaaatggctaaatcaggctagaaattaagattttagactggtctttccaaagtcctgacttaaaccccatcaagaatatttggactgtgatgaagaaagAAGTCAGTGTTAGAAAGCCAAttaatttagttgaactgcaccaattctgtcaagaggagtcaaagatacaaccagaagcttatGAATGGCTACCAAAAGTACCtaattgaggtgaaaatgaccaAAGGACACTTAATCAAATGTTAGatttgctgtatgtatatttttgactcagCAGATCTAATCATAATTCCAAAAGACCAAAATGCggaattgttttttgtgacaaagatacAATGGGTTTCAGTGATTCCTTTATAGATTAAGAGTTTTAGGAGTTACTTGACTGCCCATATCATGattcaagactgccatgatataatGTACATGGtgtttacaagtgtatgtaaacattTGTTAACGACTGTAATATAGAGCCACGGCTATGATaaagtcactgaaaaaaaactgaaactgccATTTAAGAAtatattatatacactaccgttcaaaactttgggtcacttagaaatgtcctcatttttgaaagaaaagcattttttttttcaatgaagacaacattcaattattcagaaatccagtctagactttgttaatgtagtaaatgacatttccagctggaaacggataattattaatggaatatctacatagaggtacagaggaacatttccagcaaccatcactcctgtgttctaatgctacattgtgttagctaatggtgttgaaaggctaattgatgattagaaaactcttgtgcagttacgttagcacatgaatgaaagtgtgagttttcatagaaaacatcaaattgtctgggtgaccccaaacttttgaagggtaaTGTACATGAATTTATGTATTTCCATAATATTTCAGTGATCATCTTCATCCTATTTTTTTCTTAGACGGAAATCAAAGAACATTTCTAGCACCTCCAGAAAAGCAGCGTCTTCAGAGAGAAACTCTTCTGGTTCAGATAACAGGCCGAGTGAGCAACAGGAGCTGACAAATTGTAGAGGGCACACTGGAGAAAGTACAACCCTGAGGCACATTACAAAAACCAGCAGCTCAGAATGGAACAGCTCCGATGACCTCGCTCTCTCTGAACCCGAGGACAAAGAAAGCACTTACCTCTCCAGTAACAGCGAGACCGGCGCCTCCGATTCCCAGTGTCCCCACATAGCCCCGCCATACCATCCTCCCAGCAACGTGACTGCAGAGCCTCTCCAGCTGAACAACCAGCGTCAGCTCGGTACGACAGGGTCGCCTCACCTTCGACCTGCCCAACGGATTTCGTCTCACCAGGGCGAAACAAGTCACGCGGCGTTTCGTCCCAGGATGCTTCAAGAAACTTTCCCATCAAGCCCTCGTCTTTCGTCCACATCCTATGTTAGTCCTCACAGGAAGCCTGACATGTCGGGCCTCCGAACCTTCTCAGATGCAAGCTCCAAGTCGGGCTCTGACCCGGAGAGGAGTACCCCGTCATCGTGTGAAAGTGAGGAAAGACTAACTGGGTGCAGAGTGGAACAGGCAGTGCCGGCTCAAGAGGTTTCTCTGACAACATACTTTAATGTGGATAACTGTATGACGGAAACATACCGTCTCAAGTACCACAACCAGAGGCCTCTTGTCCTCTCTGCCACGGTGCCACGGACAGTGATTGCGAGTGAGCGGAGAGATAATAGCCACACACTCCCTagtgacacacactcacaagaCGTGCCAAAAGCCAGACCTGAAACAAGTAAGCCTCTGTAGAAACACTTTAAGTTATTGGAAAGGACTAGAATGACAATATCCAGTTGTTGCCTTTGTTGGTGTGTGAGTCTGCGCACAGGGAACTGccatgaaatgcatttttaacaagACTGTTCTCTTATTGTTTCTTTACAGGCCATAATAGCAATAAACCCACTGCAAAATGGAACCCAGTGACAGCCAAAGGACTGGATGAACGTGGTTTTTTATGAGTGTTACTTGGTAAGTTTTGTTTACACGGATGGACAGTATTAACTGGATGCCAAAGAGTTTACAGAATGGAAATATGTTCAGAAGCCCTGACATCTTCAAACTGAGCGGAGCTTATTTATGCAAGCTTGTCACATAAGTAAAACCCATTTCTAAATGCTGTTATGAATTGTTTGACGGATTATCAACGATCACATATATCTTCCATTGTCCAGCGGTACTGGTGCGAGAAGATTTAGTCCGaaatctgtttttcagtttgcaCAACGGGTGTTTGGAGAATTCTTTTTATCACCTTAAGACAAggttcaaatgtttatttttttatttgtgcaatAGTACTGCAGAGTTGCTGCAGAACGGCAGATGAAAATCTATATTTAAGGTCAGGCGTGAGAGATTACGACGAGCCACAGGAGATGCTGTGATCTGTACAGTAATTCTACAGACATGAGTGAATGGAGTGTGATGACAAATCACAGCATGTTGACATGAACAGATATGTTAAAGATAGTTTATCAGATTATGATGTCATTCTACACAGTACAATAAAATCAAAGGTTTGCCTCATCAACAGCAGGTTGAAGGTAGTTCATTTAATTACACCTACTAAAGGAGTAAGATTGGAGACGTGTTTCATTAATATCCGGGCAGCTTAATGACTTTATGCACATGGGGGACTTTAGGTCCCCGAAGAACAGACACTGCAACAAATACTTCAGTTTTATTGCTGGTTAGTTTCAAGCGTTATCATTTATCAGTTCTTTCACAACATTTATGTGTTAATGAATGACTGCGGGCTGCCCCGTATCAGTCAGCCAACTTTGCTGTAAAAATCCTTCGACAAAGATTCTAGTTTGTTCAGTTTCCCttaaaaactaaagcaaatttaatgcaatttgtcaaaaatgtgtAACATGGTTTATCAAAGTGTGATTTTGCATGATGGGGCAGCCCTCAGCCTATTCAGCAGGTCGCTCTACGATCATGCAGCCTTGTGTTTTCTACCTTCAACTGTGCTGGTTCttgtaatctttttttgttgtaactcACAGTGAtgtcaaactgtattttttccagTCTTCCTCCTTAAGTGGACAGATTTAAACAAGTCTGTATTTGCAGGTATTTCCGTACTGATGCCAATGTAATTGATATACCTATTTGACATTATTACTAACCATACAACGCAACACACAAGTATTCTTGTTCATAAGAATAATGTTCTGAAACCTGCATGTGGCCTTTACAACATCATACTAGCTGTGTGTACAGCAAAAGCATGAGCATGAAAATACTGGACTGTGAGTCCAACAAACATAACATTCTATTGGATTTTATGtaattgtaataaaataaattaatcaaatagCAATTTGTAATCAAGATTGatttggaaactttttttttagcatttaaatgTGGTTCTCTTCTCTTGCTTACATATAAATATGTCCATTTTAAGTAGAAACATATGATGCAAACAGTCCAAGATGTactatgcattcactgcaaATTACTTCAATGCAGATTtgggtgttttttaaaagtctgtacAGTGCACATCTGACATTcccaagaaataaaaaaatcctgttGCTTCATTTCCAAATATTaatcacaatttttttgttttattttctgctcattAGATTGGCAAGTCTTTCCCTAAACAAGCCGCCACTTCTACAAATGTTTCCACTTTTCGTTTTATCTCAGTAACCTTTGTCCGGGTGTTTCTCAACTCCTCTCACTGAGCACATCTAGTCACTAAATCTGCCGTGTATGTGTGCCGTGTTTGTGCTGTCTGGCACCAAAGGATagatttatctgtgtgtgtaatCACACCTACCCTAGTAATGTGAGCATCTATTTGCATTTCACACGGTTTATTCATTGACACTTTTTCAattctagaagaaaaaaagatctATATAACAGAGCTATTGAGAATTTACTTAATGTACACACCTGAAATATACTAGACTGCCTTTAAATAGGTTGATTGTGCTGTAGTAATTATAAATCACcgttattttaaaatatgtgataCATTCACtgaatatatacaatataaattaTTGACTAAGATGAAGCTCAGTCCAAGTATATTAACCAGATTACCTTAATGTTGTCTCATCTGCAAAGTGTTTTgttgtggggttgttttttttgttttttttttttacacataacTAATGCTTATATCatttatttactgcattttcctgttatttacGTTCTTCATCTGTAAAATAggaattcttttgttttgtttctgaacATTGTGTCTTCACTTGTATCGATAGTgccttgacattttcagtggaacatgtttttttttttttttgagtgagcCACGTTTAGGGAATGAAGGAGACGAATGGAAGGGGAACAGAGTATGTGATGAAAAACTTTTGGAATATGCCATGCTAACAGTGACGTGTCGGAGGCCCAGGTCTAGCGATCCTAAAATCTCCTTACAGACTTGAAAGCTACAATTTAAATCAGAAGAGTTTGATTCGCTCATGTGTGGAACCTAAGAAAACCTGTGCTTTTAAGCCGCGAGTGCATCCCACCTCCTCCGCCTCGGTGCTGAACCTCAACGTCTAGTAACTCTGCAAGATTTTTTCCAAAGCTTcactagtgtgtgtgtttgcggcTTGCACTCATTGCCTGCAGGCTTTATGTGTTCTACAGGCCTGTTTTTCTCCTGTGTCCCATGTCACAGTTGGCATTGCATCAATCCAGATCCTTTATCGTGTGCTAAACATACAGGGACAGAACGTAATCACACTGTATTGCATCAACACCCCGAGAACAAAAGAGAACTTTCCACATTATGTCACTGATTTCATCTGATAAGTTCCAGGCTGATGTGGCCTGATGTGCCGGACCTGTACGCCTCACTCAATCCTACTGTCATACCTCTGTGGTTTTTTTGGCCTGACGTTACTGCTGAAATGAGTTGTTTGACGTTTCAGTGAATGCTTCATGACATGTGTAAGTACAGATCAATTTAAAGAAACATGTACAATCTGTCtacactttatatttttgtagataatatatatttatttttattcattgttgAATAAAGTTTCAATTACTGTATCACTCTCAAATCAGTCACTTATGTTTAACTtgagtttctctgaaaatgattgtttttgaaaaagatgacagaaaaacacatttgaaaagaGGCAGTTTATGACTTTATTGCAAGTATGAAAATCCAATGCATCACAGGTCGTGCGCTTTTTTGCAGGTTACATTGGTGTGTAGGTAGCTGATAATTCAACACAATACTGTATGGAAACCAACTTCTCTCGCTTCACTTCTGCAGATCAGTTTGGTTTAACCCCTCTTGTAAATCCGCTTGGCGTCCACACCTTCATAGTTGTAGCTCTGTTGGAGAAAGATGATGTCAGATGGGGGTATTATGACTAATTTTGACTGCATTTCCAAGATGGCCCTTATTTACAGTGAATCTCAGAGCACCAAATAAACATTACATAATGTGTTTAGCCTAATTGAACCAAATCTTACCATCTTCTATGCAGTTTTCCCAAATGTTTGTCTTAAAATTTGAATTCTTGGTGCTCTAATTTGCATACAAATTCAGCCTTACTTGTACGAGTTCATCTCCTTGCACAATTCTGGTTGTTGTCAGTGTTTTTCCGTTGTCCTTTCTCGTGAAAATCCCCTTCAGCATGTCTCCCTCCATGGTCCAGGCGCCCTGTGtggtgagaaataacagtgataTAAGAGGCGGGAATTATTCTGCAAAGTCCAAAAGCAAACTGTGTTGACCGACAGCTTTATGAGTGTTTGCATTAGTGAGCTGAAATCGACCGGGCAAAGGTTTTATCACAACACAAGTCGAGCCTTGATTTATGGGTTGTTTTCTCAGCTAACAAACTATTAGCTACGGCTCAAAGGTTAAAGGTCTTAAGCGAGTGAATTAGAAGCTCAAAATGTTCACAGAAACTTTATGTAATGAGTTGTGATGTATAATTGTATCCCACCAGATGCCACTTTTGCTCACCGAGAGTTCTGTTCCATCAGCCATGCTGTACTCGAAGTTGACCCCCAGGGTGAAGTCTATTTCCAGGGTGCGGAAATTACTGCTCTCCTTCACATGAAACTTGTCTCCGTTCTGTTCGATGGTTATCTTGAGGTTGTCGTGAGCAGCCAGCTTCCTCTTCACCATGTTAATTCCTATCAACAGACACATTGAATATGTTCAATAGACCCCGAACAATGACGGGAAGTTTGTCAGGATTTAATCTCTTTTCATGCACAAGTAGTTcctttgtttgtgtcttttaggaGCAAGAGTCAAATCACAAACATTAGGTCATTATACCACCAGCGTTTATAACTGAGACTTTAGATGCTTTCAGTTCAGGGTTTAAAGACTATTTAAGGCTGCTCACTTTAAACCATGAGCATTTAAGTATAAAAACCTGCTTAAAAATTTGTTATAAAAATGTGCATGATTATCAGTCTGCTGCATAAATTATATCCTAACACCGATCTTCATTAAATGTCACATATTGGCTGTGAATACCTGCATTTTATCAGT from Amphiprion ocellaris isolate individual 3 ecotype Okinawa chromosome 4, ASM2253959v1, whole genome shotgun sequence includes the following:
- the fabp2 gene encoding fatty acid-binding protein, intestinal, whose product is MTFNGTWKVDRNDNYEKFMEQMGINMVKRKLAAHDNLKITIEQNGDKFHVKESSNFRTLEIDFTLGVNFEYSMADGTELSGAWTMEGDMLKGIFTRKDNGKTLTTTRIVQGDELVQSYNYEGVDAKRIYKRG